A single genomic interval of Blastopirellula marina harbors:
- a CDS encoding SMI1/KNR4 family protein: protein MRTSQSVIFFDRQKLVDLHNTVEKFGGLEPIDGENFTPMPESEVEAVEVGLGLRLPDPYRKFLLTFGACSPKEIVVYDPVLRLPSEISTSGKGNLAIFYGDESDVDDAYSIQRRIQVFSGRVPANLIPIADNGGGSQILLGISGEEAGKVYFWDLNNEPFDEEDYMEDYGMARPPEAMFENVYLIAQSFGDFLERLEVIDG from the coding sequence ATGCGGACTTCGCAATCAGTAATCTTTTTTGACAGGCAAAAACTTGTGGATTTGCATAACACAGTCGAAAAATTCGGTGGTTTAGAGCCAATTGACGGCGAAAACTTCACACCAATGCCAGAATCCGAGGTTGAAGCAGTTGAGGTGGGATTGGGCCTTCGACTCCCGGATCCTTATCGCAAATTTCTTTTAACATTCGGGGCGTGCAGTCCAAAGGAGATCGTAGTTTACGACCCAGTATTGAGATTGCCATCAGAGATATCCACCAGTGGTAAAGGAAATCTTGCGATCTTCTATGGGGATGAGAGCGATGTTGATGATGCGTACAGTATTCAGCGACGCATTCAAGTCTTTTCTGGTAGGGTACCTGCCAATCTTATTCCAATTGCAGACAATGGGGGTGGAAGCCAGATTCTACTGGGAATTAGCGGTGAGGAGGCAGGTAAAGTTTACTTTTGGGATCTGAACAATGAGCCTTTCGATGAGGAGGACTACATGGAGGATTATGGAATGGCAAGACCACCTGAAGCGATGTTCGAAAACGTCTACCTGATCGCCCAATCATTCGGGGATTTTCTAGAGCGTCTTGAGGTCATCGACGGTTGA